A stretch of the Sutcliffiella horikoshii genome encodes the following:
- a CDS encoding phosphoadenosine phosphosulfate reductase domain-containing protein, which translates to MSSFYEPFQKIKEEMKDLYLRDNKEIVLATSFGKDSTMVLLLFWEMLLSLAPSDRHKKVHVITSNTEVETPDMHGYLVESIEKLNKVATSSNLPVIGNIAVPNLKDNYWVNILGKGNPPVSPNSRYRWCSSKLKINAVDQIMKAVIAGGMISLGEEYDIILAMGVRMQESIARNASIKKNQLDGDVGKFANHSSYKNVLVYHPIKHLSGDQLWAYIDDYEYFPWGTSVAQLRHFYPEDIFECSLKTDGQGNSCGNGRNGCWTCTAVSEDKMLKNLVQKNSSLTPLLEYKNILAQIRNDARYRMPVKRIELKRTNKRMQQLGNSDNQLDLLGDGFLKSNEESVHDRIRTTEYEGFDRAEEVEYNPGSLTIEARVFLLRKLLYIQEKTGFNLIPKEIVKYIQSIWREEGYSILNISPLNWQYDGPVVYDKFGIMKKEETLNPYPQFWVHQDFDLGRDELIKYIENRVKDTGKSYFFYVDHHDMGEEEQFVWNVGYFLVCDKDIHTYEEALKSVSEWLYEPPKIEEMDYWEAFAKKYEEAAIELSKSPHYNVKLMEQINKVLTTLGRDPYPINSKIESYQLDLFQVS; encoded by the coding sequence ATGTCCAGTTTTTATGAACCTTTTCAAAAAATTAAAGAAGAGATGAAAGATTTGTACTTAAGAGATAATAAAGAAATTGTATTGGCCACAAGTTTTGGAAAAGATTCCACCATGGTATTATTGTTATTTTGGGAAATGCTACTTTCTTTAGCACCAAGCGATAGACATAAAAAAGTTCACGTTATTACATCTAATACAGAAGTTGAAACACCAGACATGCACGGATATTTAGTGGAGTCTATTGAGAAACTAAACAAGGTGGCAACATCTTCCAATTTACCAGTGATAGGGAATATAGCAGTTCCAAATTTAAAAGATAACTATTGGGTCAACATACTCGGGAAAGGAAACCCTCCTGTTTCACCTAATAGTAGATACAGATGGTGCTCCAGCAAGCTAAAGATAAACGCTGTAGATCAAATTATGAAAGCTGTAATTGCAGGCGGTATGATCTCCTTAGGGGAAGAGTACGATATTATCCTGGCTATGGGAGTAAGAATGCAAGAATCTATCGCGAGAAATGCATCTATAAAGAAAAATCAACTAGATGGAGATGTAGGGAAATTTGCCAACCATAGTTCATATAAAAATGTATTGGTTTATCACCCAATAAAGCATTTGTCTGGAGATCAATTATGGGCGTATATTGATGACTATGAATACTTTCCTTGGGGAACGAGTGTGGCTCAATTGAGACACTTCTATCCAGAGGATATTTTTGAATGTTCTTTAAAGACAGACGGGCAAGGAAACAGCTGCGGAAATGGTAGGAACGGTTGTTGGACTTGTACCGCTGTCTCTGAGGATAAAATGCTTAAAAACTTGGTTCAAAAAAATTCATCGTTAACACCGCTTCTAGAATACAAAAATATTTTAGCACAAATACGAAATGATGCAAGATACCGTATGCCTGTTAAAAGAATAGAATTGAAAAGAACAAATAAACGTATGCAACAACTGGGTAATTCAGATAATCAATTAGATTTATTAGGAGATGGATTCCTTAAATCTAATGAAGAGTCAGTTCATGACCGTATTCGTACAACAGAATATGAGGGTTTCGATAGAGCGGAAGAAGTAGAATATAACCCTGGTTCCTTAACAATTGAAGCAAGGGTGTTCTTATTAAGAAAGCTACTATACATTCAAGAAAAGACAGGATTCAATCTTATTCCTAAAGAAATTGTAAAGTATATTCAAAGCATATGGAGAGAAGAGGGATATTCAATACTTAATATATCCCCGCTTAACTGGCAATATGATGGCCCGGTTGTTTATGATAAATTCGGGATAATGAAAAAGGAAGAGACCTTAAACCCTTATCCTCAGTTTTGGGTGCATCAAGATTTCGATTTAGGCAGAGACGAACTAATAAAATATATAGAAAACCGTGTAAAAGATACAGGTAAGTCGTACTTTTTTTACGTAGATCATCATGATATGGGAGAGGAAGAACAATTCGTCTGGAATGTAGGTTATTTTCTTGTTTGTGATAAAGATATACATACCTATGAGGAAGCTCTAAAAAGTGTCTCAGAATGGCTTTATGAGCCTCCTAAGATAGAAGAGATGGATTATTGGGAAGCTTTCGCTAAAAAGTATGAAGAGGCTGCAATAGAGCTTAGTAAAAGTCCCCATTATAATGTTAAGTTAATGGAGCAAATAAATAAGGTCCTTACTACATTAGGAAGAGACCCTTATCCTATAAACAGCAAAATAGAATCATATCAACTGGATTTATTTCAGGTTTCCTAA